From the Leucobacter tenebrionis genome, one window contains:
- a CDS encoding asparaginase domain-containing protein yields MATPSVLVFATGGTIGMHETDAGLASDPDFPEVLERLVAGICRPLRIEARINHLLPAIDSANADAETAPRIARAISARVRTHKPRGVVILHGTDTLAHTAARLAFELSGIGSPVVVTGSQLPHGAPRTDAVDNLTLAIRASVKAAPQSPVSVAFGGAILPAVRAVKHDSVSLSAFRAERPLAPNAAGVPAAPSGQDSPAAPARVISFRFTPAVTAADLRAAVGGRPDGLVLECYGSGNAPMARPGMLGTLREVCASMPVVAVTQCATGGVDLARYAVGRELAAAGTIDGSDLTLEAAAAKLGFLLDRGHRGAELRSLMESNLVGELVPDA; encoded by the coding sequence ATGGCTACTCCCAGCGTGCTCGTCTTCGCGACGGGCGGCACGATCGGCATGCACGAGACCGACGCGGGCCTGGCGTCCGATCCCGACTTCCCCGAGGTCCTCGAGCGACTCGTCGCCGGCATCTGCCGGCCCCTCCGCATCGAGGCCCGCATCAACCATCTGCTCCCCGCCATCGACAGCGCGAACGCCGACGCCGAGACCGCGCCGCGCATCGCCCGCGCGATCAGCGCTCGCGTGCGCACGCACAAGCCGCGGGGCGTCGTGATCCTGCACGGCACCGACACGCTCGCGCACACCGCGGCCAGGCTCGCCTTCGAGCTCTCCGGCATCGGCAGCCCCGTCGTGGTGACCGGCAGCCAGCTGCCCCACGGCGCGCCGCGCACCGACGCGGTCGACAATCTCACCCTCGCGATCCGCGCCTCGGTGAAGGCAGCGCCGCAGTCTCCCGTCTCCGTCGCATTCGGAGGCGCGATCCTCCCCGCGGTCCGAGCGGTCAAGCACGACAGCGTCTCGCTCTCCGCCTTCCGCGCCGAGCGCCCCCTCGCCCCGAACGCCGCGGGTGTGCCCGCGGCGCCCTCGGGTCAGGACTCCCCCGCCGCACCCGCGCGGGTGATCTCGTTCAGGTTCACCCCTGCCGTCACCGCGGCGGATCTGCGTGCCGCCGTCGGCGGTCGCCCCGACGGGCTCGTGCTCGAGTGCTACGGATCGGGCAATGCCCCCATGGCGCGGCCCGGCATGCTCGGCACGCTCCGGGAGGTCTGCGCGTCGATGCCGGTGGTCGCCGTCACCCAGTGCGCGACCGGAGGGGTGGATCTCGCCCGCTACGCGGTCGGGCGCGAGCTGGCAGCCGCCGGCACGATCGACGGATCCGACCTCACGCTCGAGGCCGCCGCCGCGAAGCTCGGATTCCTGCTCGACAGGGGGCACCGCGGTGCAGAGCTACGCAGCCTCATGGAGAGCAATCTCGTCGGCGAGCTGGTCCCGGACGCGTGA
- a CDS encoding glycerophosphodiester phosphodiesterase family protein, translating to METPDPAPLIIGHRGAPGYRPEHSASSYRLAFELGADAVEPDIVATRDGVLVVRHENEISGTTDVAQRPEFVSRRTTKTVDGRRLTGWFTEDFTWQELSTLRCIERLGRVRPDNREFDGAEPILRLRDMLAIVDEESARRGRPLRAVIEVKHAAYFAGLGHDLGELLMGELAATGWDERPDRLVVESFELGVLDRLRAAGVRADLVFLAERFGSPADEPVGDAPRRSFAWYRSDAGLDLLAARAGDGRRRVDGISVAKGNLIRVNALGRATGATDLVERAHARGLLVYTWTLRPENRYLNVRYQTSLRGAEWGDWQGEFGLLVGSGVDGVFVDHPDLGVAIRDAQR from the coding sequence ATGGAGACCCCGGATCCTGCGCCCCTCATCATCGGCCACCGGGGTGCGCCCGGGTACCGGCCCGAGCACAGCGCCTCGTCTTACCGCCTCGCGTTCGAGCTCGGCGCCGACGCCGTGGAACCCGACATCGTCGCGACGCGCGACGGCGTGCTGGTCGTGCGGCACGAGAACGAGATCTCCGGCACCACGGATGTGGCTCAGCGCCCCGAGTTCGTGTCGCGACGCACGACGAAGACGGTCGACGGCCGGCGTCTCACCGGCTGGTTCACCGAGGATTTCACCTGGCAGGAGCTCTCGACCCTGCGCTGCATCGAGCGTCTGGGGCGGGTCCGGCCCGACAACCGGGAGTTCGACGGCGCTGAGCCGATCCTGCGGCTGCGCGACATGCTCGCGATCGTCGACGAGGAGAGCGCTCGGAGGGGCCGGCCCCTGCGGGCGGTCATCGAGGTGAAGCACGCCGCGTATTTCGCGGGCCTCGGTCACGACCTCGGCGAGCTCCTGATGGGCGAGCTGGCCGCGACCGGGTGGGATGAGCGGCCGGATCGCCTGGTCGTGGAGTCGTTCGAGCTCGGGGTGCTGGATCGGCTGCGCGCCGCCGGCGTGCGCGCCGACCTCGTGTTCCTCGCCGAACGCTTCGGATCGCCGGCGGATGAGCCGGTGGGCGACGCCCCGCGGCGCAGTTTCGCCTGGTACCGCAGCGATGCCGGGCTCGATCTGCTCGCGGCGCGGGCCGGCGACGGGCGACGCAGGGTCGACGGGATCAGCGTGGCAAAGGGCAACCTGATCCGGGTGAACGCGCTGGGACGCGCGACGGGGGCGACCGACCTGGTGGAGCGGGCGCACGCGCGCGGCCTGCTCGTCTACACCTGGACGCTCAGGCCCGAGAACCGCTACCTCAACGTGCGCTATCAGACTTCGCTGCGCGGCGCGGAGTGGGGAGACTGGCAGGGGGAGTTCGGGCTGCTGGTGGGTTCCGGGGTCGACGGCGTCTTCGTGGATCACCCCGACCTCGGGGTGGCGATCCGCGACGCCCAGAGGTAG
- a CDS encoding Bax inhibitor-1/YccA family protein, translating to MSNPALSNNPALNGKTLTADELRRIYDQPAAQTQRPGIDEPVTQAGFGGEQPPVVTPSERPMTYENTISKTIGLFLIVLAGAAVGWFMPILMLPGMIVGLVLGLVNSFKKEPSVPLIVLYAVFQGLFLGGLSGLMEGMYPGIVTQALIGTFAVFGVTMLLFRSGKVRTSPRMTKIVLIAMVGYLVFSLINVGMMIFGSGDVAQSAWGMRTGIEVFGIPLGIIVGVLAVFLAAYSLVMDFELIQNGVQRRVPEKWGWTAAFGLMVTLIWLYVEILRILAILRGND from the coding sequence ATGAGCAACCCGGCTCTCAGCAACAACCCGGCACTCAACGGCAAGACCCTCACCGCTGACGAGCTGCGCCGCATCTACGATCAGCCCGCTGCGCAGACGCAGCGCCCCGGCATCGACGAACCCGTCACGCAGGCGGGCTTCGGCGGCGAGCAGCCGCCCGTCGTCACGCCCTCCGAGCGTCCCATGACCTACGAGAACACCATCTCGAAGACCATCGGGCTCTTCCTCATCGTGCTCGCGGGCGCCGCGGTCGGCTGGTTCATGCCGATCCTCATGCTCCCCGGCATGATCGTCGGCCTCGTGCTCGGCCTCGTCAACTCCTTCAAAAAGGAGCCGAGCGTTCCGCTCATCGTGCTGTACGCGGTGTTCCAGGGGCTCTTCCTCGGCGGCCTGTCCGGCCTCATGGAGGGCATGTACCCCGGCATCGTGACCCAGGCCCTGATCGGCACCTTCGCCGTGTTCGGCGTCACCATGCTGCTGTTCCGCAGCGGCAAGGTCCGCACGAGCCCCCGCATGACCAAGATCGTGCTCATCGCGATGGTGGGCTACCTCGTGTTCTCGCTCATCAACGTCGGCATGATGATTTTCGGATCAGGCGATGTCGCGCAGTCCGCCTGGGGCATGCGCACCGGCATCGAGGTGTTCGGCATCCCCCTCGGGATCATCGTGGGCGTGCTCGCCGTGTTCCTCGCCGCGTACTCGCTGGTCATGGACTTCGAGCTGATCCAGAACGGCGTGCAGCGGCGCGTGCCCGAGAAGTGGGGTTGGACGGCGGCCTTCGGCCTCATGGTTACCCTGATCTGGCTGTACGTGGAGATCCTGCGCATCCTCGCGATCCTGCGCGGCAACGACTGA
- the guaA gene encoding glutamine-hydrolyzing GMP synthase encodes MAEQSDTDHRPVLVVDFGAQYAQLIARRVREAGVYSELVPHSITAAEVEARQPLGIVMSGGPSSVYEEGAPQFDPAIFELGIPMLGICYGFQIMAHTLGGTVGNTGDREYGGVEAQIIGDGGAILGGQPEKQNVWMSHGDAVQQAPEGFEVLARTAVTPVAAFGSPERKLYGVQWHPEVKHSDHGQRILENFLHHVAEIPADWNAGNVIAEQVERIRAQVGDARVISALSGGVDSAVSTALVHKAIGDQLTAVFVDHGLLRQGEREQVERDYVASTGVKLITVDAADVFLGHLEGVTDPEEKRKIIGREFIRAFEKVQLDLVAEAKAEGEKVKFLVQGTLYPDVVESGGGSGTANIKSHHNVGGLPDDLDFELIEPLRTLFKDEVREIGRELGIPEAIVGRQPFPGPGLGIRIVGEVTRDRLETLRAADAIAREELTAAGLDSEIWQCPVVLLADVRSVGVQGDGRTYGHPIVLRPVSSEDAMTADWTRVPYEVLARISNRITNQVPEVNRVVLDVTSKPPGTIEWE; translated from the coding sequence ATGGCAGAACAGTCAGATACGGATCACCGTCCGGTCCTCGTGGTCGACTTCGGCGCGCAGTACGCGCAGCTGATCGCTCGTCGGGTGCGCGAGGCCGGCGTGTACTCGGAGCTCGTGCCGCACAGCATCACCGCGGCCGAGGTCGAGGCCAGGCAGCCTCTCGGCATCGTGATGTCGGGCGGCCCGTCCTCCGTCTACGAGGAGGGGGCGCCGCAGTTCGACCCCGCGATCTTCGAACTCGGCATCCCGATGCTCGGCATCTGCTACGGGTTCCAGATCATGGCGCACACTCTCGGCGGCACCGTCGGTAACACGGGCGACCGCGAGTACGGCGGCGTCGAGGCGCAGATCATCGGAGACGGCGGCGCGATCCTGGGCGGCCAGCCCGAGAAGCAGAACGTCTGGATGAGCCACGGCGACGCCGTGCAGCAGGCCCCCGAGGGATTCGAGGTGCTTGCGCGCACTGCGGTCACCCCGGTGGCGGCGTTCGGCTCGCCCGAGCGCAAGCTCTACGGCGTGCAGTGGCACCCCGAGGTGAAGCACTCCGACCACGGCCAGCGCATCCTCGAGAACTTCCTGCACCACGTGGCGGAGATCCCCGCCGATTGGAACGCGGGCAACGTGATCGCCGAGCAGGTCGAGCGCATCCGCGCCCAGGTCGGCGACGCGCGGGTCATCTCGGCGCTCTCGGGCGGCGTCGACTCCGCCGTCTCGACCGCACTCGTGCACAAGGCCATCGGCGACCAGCTCACCGCGGTCTTCGTCGACCACGGCCTGCTGCGTCAGGGGGAGCGCGAGCAGGTCGAGCGCGATTACGTGGCGTCGACCGGCGTGAAGCTCATCACGGTCGACGCGGCCGACGTCTTCCTCGGGCACCTCGAAGGCGTCACCGATCCCGAGGAGAAGCGCAAGATCATCGGGCGCGAGTTCATCCGCGCCTTCGAGAAGGTGCAGCTCGACCTCGTCGCCGAGGCCAAGGCCGAGGGCGAGAAGGTGAAGTTCCTCGTGCAGGGCACGCTCTACCCCGATGTGGTCGAGTCGGGCGGCGGCTCGGGCACCGCGAACATCAAGTCGCACCACAACGTCGGCGGCCTGCCCGACGACCTCGACTTCGAGCTGATCGAGCCGCTGCGCACCCTCTTCAAGGACGAGGTGCGCGAGATCGGGCGCGAGCTCGGCATCCCCGAGGCGATCGTCGGTCGCCAGCCGTTCCCAGGCCCCGGTCTCGGCATCCGCATCGTGGGCGAGGTGACCCGGGATCGCCTCGAGACGCTGCGCGCCGCGGATGCGATCGCGCGCGAGGAGCTGACGGCGGCCGGCCTGGACTCCGAGATCTGGCAGTGCCCCGTCGTGCTGCTCGCCGACGTGCGCTCGGTGGGAGTGCAGGGCGACGGCCGCACCTACGGGCACCCGATCGTGCTGCGCCCGGTCTCCTCGGAGGACGCGATGACGGCCGACTGGACCCGCGTGCCCTACGAGGTGCTCGCCCGCATCTCGAACCGCATCACCAACCAGGTGCCCGAGGTCAACCGAGTCGTGCTCGACGTCACCTCGAAGCCTCCGGGGACCATCGAGTGGGAGTGA
- a CDS encoding DUF3817 domain-containing protein, producing the protein MQLQPKPSDYPRIRKALSFYKVTSVITGVMLLLLVAVMVMKYAFNVQLFLFTPDGFAHFYPLAPEGVEADFLPQGFDLFKAILIAHGWFYVIYLVSDFMLWSPMRWNFWRFILIALGGVIPFMSFFLEARIVREVDAFLEAREAEAAPAAEAPLH; encoded by the coding sequence ATGCAACTGCAGCCCAAGCCGTCCGACTACCCGCGCATTCGCAAGGCCTTGAGCTTCTACAAGGTCACCTCGGTGATCACGGGCGTCATGCTGCTCCTGCTCGTGGCCGTGATGGTCATGAAGTACGCCTTCAACGTGCAGCTCTTCCTGTTCACCCCCGACGGCTTCGCGCACTTCTACCCGCTGGCCCCCGAGGGAGTGGAGGCCGACTTCCTGCCGCAGGGCTTCGACCTGTTCAAGGCGATCCTCATCGCCCACGGCTGGTTCTACGTGATCTACCTCGTCTCCGACTTCATGCTGTGGAGCCCGATGCGCTGGAACTTCTGGCGCTTCATCCTCATCGCGCTCGGCGGCGTGATCCCGTTCATGTCGTTCTTCCTGGAGGCTCGCATCGTGCGCGAGGTGGATGCCTTCCTCGAGGCCCGCGAGGCCGAGGCCGCACCTGCCGCGGAAGCGCCGCTTCACTAG
- a CDS encoding SURF1 family protein, which translates to MRRPRWILALVFAMIVASVFAWLGQWQMDSAVRNAAVEEVDTETPRPLQEASDTLVGVTDEGAGVVVHLDGAFVRGDSRVVSPRVNDGQTGAWVVGHLVTEAPDAAPGAHLAVAIGWAADEAAAERAIEKLEADPEFSEPRTIEGRFMPPEGPQVPKAGEDPQVMHTMIPAFLANVWTGVDSPVYSGYLVMHDSGAAEPLLAEAGLDPVDSVAPLPAETVNWLNIFYGVEWIVFAGFALFLWYRLTRDAWEKEHELKLLQAADAEAAR; encoded by the coding sequence ATGCGCAGGCCGCGCTGGATCCTCGCTCTCGTGTTCGCCATGATCGTGGCCTCCGTCTTCGCGTGGCTGGGGCAGTGGCAGATGGACAGCGCTGTGCGCAACGCCGCCGTCGAGGAGGTCGACACCGAGACGCCGCGCCCCCTCCAGGAAGCCTCTGACACCCTCGTCGGAGTCACCGACGAGGGAGCCGGCGTGGTGGTGCACCTCGACGGAGCCTTCGTCCGCGGAGACTCGCGCGTCGTGTCCCCGCGCGTCAACGACGGGCAGACCGGAGCCTGGGTGGTCGGTCACCTCGTGACCGAGGCGCCCGACGCCGCTCCGGGCGCGCACCTCGCCGTCGCGATCGGCTGGGCTGCGGACGAGGCCGCCGCGGAGCGGGCGATCGAGAAGCTCGAGGCGGATCCCGAGTTCTCCGAGCCGCGCACCATCGAAGGGCGCTTCATGCCTCCCGAGGGGCCGCAGGTGCCGAAGGCGGGCGAGGACCCGCAGGTGATGCACACCATGATCCCGGCCTTCCTCGCGAACGTCTGGACCGGCGTCGACAGCCCCGTCTACTCCGGCTATCTCGTGATGCACGACTCGGGGGCCGCCGAGCCGCTGCTCGCCGAGGCCGGGCTCGACCCCGTCGACTCGGTCGCGCCGCTGCCCGCGGAGACCGTGAACTGGCTCAACATCTTCTACGGCGTCGAGTGGATCGTGTTCGCGGGCTTCGCGCTCTTCCTCTGGTACCGCCTCACGCGCGACGCCTGGGAGAAGGAGCACGAACTCAAACTGCTTCAGGCGGCGGACGCGGAGGCGGCCCGCTGA
- a CDS encoding GuaB3 family IMP dehydrogenase-related protein codes for MSNEIEIGRGKRARRVYTFDEIGIVPTRRTRDPELVSTSWSIDAFHFDIPVLGAPMDSVMSPATAIELGRLGGLGVLNLEGLWTRHEDPEPLLAELAGIEDEVRAVHRMRELYAAPIRPELITARLGEIRDAGVTVAGALSPHRTAEFTDTVVNAGVDLFVIRGNTVSAEHVAKEGLEPLNLKQFIYELDVPVIVGGAATYQSALHLMRTGAAGVLVGFGGGASSTTRATLGIRAPMATAIADIAGARSDYLDESGGRYVHVIADGGLGTSGDLIKAMACGADAVMLGAALAKASDAPGRGWHWGQEAHHEDLPRGRRMRVAPVAPLAEIVNGPAHVADGSANLIGALRRAMATTGYSELKEFQRVDVVHAER; via the coding sequence GTGAGCAACGAGATCGAGATCGGGCGGGGCAAGCGCGCCCGCCGCGTGTACACCTTCGACGAGATCGGCATCGTGCCGACCCGGCGCACCCGCGACCCCGAGCTCGTCTCGACTTCGTGGTCGATCGACGCCTTCCACTTCGACATCCCGGTGCTCGGCGCGCCGATGGACTCGGTCATGTCGCCCGCCACGGCCATCGAGCTCGGGCGTCTCGGCGGCCTGGGCGTGCTCAACCTCGAGGGCCTCTGGACCCGGCACGAGGATCCCGAGCCGCTGCTCGCCGAACTCGCGGGCATCGAGGACGAGGTGCGGGCCGTGCACCGCATGCGCGAGCTCTACGCCGCGCCGATCCGCCCCGAGCTCATCACCGCCCGCCTGGGCGAGATCCGCGACGCCGGGGTGACCGTGGCGGGCGCGCTCTCGCCGCATCGCACCGCGGAGTTCACGGACACGGTGGTGAACGCCGGCGTCGACCTGTTCGTGATCCGCGGCAACACCGTCTCCGCCGAGCACGTGGCGAAGGAGGGGCTCGAGCCCCTCAACCTCAAGCAGTTCATCTACGAGCTCGACGTGCCCGTCATCGTCGGCGGAGCGGCCACCTATCAGTCGGCCCTCCACCTCATGCGCACCGGCGCCGCCGGCGTGCTCGTCGGGTTCGGCGGCGGCGCGTCCTCGACCACCCGCGCGACGCTCGGAATCCGCGCCCCCATGGCGACCGCGATCGCCGATATCGCCGGGGCGCGCAGCGACTACCTCGACGAGTCGGGCGGCCGTTACGTGCACGTGATCGCCGACGGCGGCCTCGGCACCTCGGGCGACCTCATCAAGGCGATGGCCTGCGGCGCCGACGCCGTGATGCTGGGCGCCGCCCTCGCGAAGGCGTCCGATGCCCCGGGCCGCGGGTGGCACTGGGGGCAGGAGGCGCACCACGAGGATCTGCCGCGGGGGAGGCGCATGCGCGTCGCGCCGGTGGCGCCGCTCGCAGAGATCGTGAACGGGCCGGCGCACGTCGCCGACGGCAGCGCCAACCTGATCGGCGCTTTGCGTCGGGCGATGGCGACGACGGGCTACTCGGAGCTCAAGGAGTTCCAGCGCGTCGACGTCGTGCACGCAGAGCGCTAG
- a CDS encoding solute symporter family protein: MNTTIFHFQEAGQQNPVLNIGIFLAFVAVTMVIVIRASRNNKSAADFYAGGRSFSGRQNGLAIAGDYLSAASFLGICGAIAINGYDGFLYSIGFLVAWLVALLLVAELMRNTAKFTMADVLSFRLRQKPVRMAAALTTLAVCFFYLLAQMAGAGGLVSLLLGIDDKLGQSLVIAVVGVVMIFYVLIGGMKGTTWVQIIKAVLLIAGACAMTVWVLALNGFNFGAVLDAAVNNPENTNGTAILAPGLQYGANPIDFVSLALALVLGTAGLPHVLMRFYTVPTAKEARRSVVWAIWLIGVFYLFTLVLGYGAAALVGPETIANAPGGQNSAAPLLALHLGGPLLLGFISAVAFATILAVVAGLTITASASFAHDIYNSVMKRGQASAKQEVRVAKITTLVIGAAAILGGIGVQGQNIAFLVALAFAVAASANLPTILYSLFWSRFTTRGAVWSMLGGLISAVLLIAFSPVVSGDPTAMLGDGVDFAFIPLKNPGIISIPLGFLLGWLGSITDSGRESKKLAAEMEVRALTGHGAEPPVQH; encoded by the coding sequence ATGAATACCACGATCTTCCACTTCCAGGAGGCGGGTCAGCAGAACCCTGTGCTGAACATCGGCATCTTCCTCGCCTTCGTCGCGGTGACGATGGTGATCGTGATCCGCGCCAGCCGCAACAACAAGAGCGCGGCCGACTTCTACGCGGGCGGTCGCTCGTTCTCCGGGAGACAGAACGGCCTCGCGATCGCCGGGGACTACCTCTCGGCGGCGTCGTTCCTCGGCATCTGCGGGGCGATCGCCATCAACGGCTACGACGGCTTCCTGTACTCGATCGGGTTCCTCGTCGCGTGGCTCGTAGCGCTGCTGCTCGTCGCCGAGCTCATGCGCAACACCGCCAAGTTCACGATGGCCGACGTGCTGTCGTTCCGACTGCGGCAGAAGCCGGTGCGCATGGCAGCAGCGCTCACGACGCTCGCGGTGTGCTTCTTCTACCTGCTCGCGCAGATGGCGGGAGCGGGCGGTCTCGTGTCGCTGCTGCTCGGGATCGACGACAAGCTGGGCCAGTCGCTCGTCATCGCGGTGGTCGGTGTCGTGATGATCTTCTACGTGCTCATCGGAGGCATGAAGGGCACCACCTGGGTGCAGATCATCAAGGCCGTGCTGCTGATCGCCGGTGCCTGCGCGATGACCGTCTGGGTGCTCGCGCTCAACGGATTCAACTTCGGGGCCGTGCTCGACGCAGCCGTGAACAACCCCGAGAACACGAACGGTACGGCGATCCTTGCCCCCGGTCTGCAGTACGGGGCGAATCCGATCGACTTCGTATCGCTCGCGCTCGCCCTGGTGCTCGGCACCGCCGGCCTGCCGCACGTGCTGATGCGCTTCTACACGGTGCCGACGGCGAAGGAGGCGCGGCGCTCGGTCGTGTGGGCGATCTGGCTGATCGGCGTCTTCTACCTGTTCACGCTGGTGCTGGGGTACGGCGCCGCGGCGCTCGTCGGCCCCGAGACCATCGCGAATGCCCCGGGCGGGCAGAACTCGGCCGCGCCGCTGCTCGCGCTCCACCTCGGCGGCCCGCTGCTGCTCGGCTTCATCTCGGCGGTGGCGTTCGCCACGATCCTCGCGGTGGTCGCCGGCCTCACCATCACGGCGTCGGCCTCGTTCGCTCACGACATCTACAACAGCGTGATGAAGCGGGGGCAGGCGTCGGCGAAGCAGGAGGTGCGGGTCGCGAAGATCACGACCCTCGTGATCGGCGCGGCCGCGATCCTCGGCGGCATCGGCGTGCAGGGGCAGAACATCGCGTTCCTCGTGGCGCTCGCCTTCGCGGTCGCCGCCTCCGCGAACCTGCCGACGATCCTCTACTCGCTGTTCTGGAGCCGGTTCACCACCCGCGGAGCCGTGTGGTCGATGCTGGGCGGACTGATCTCCGCCGTGCTGCTGATCGCATTCTCGCCGGTGGTCTCCGGCGATCCCACCGCGATGCTGGGCGACGGCGTGGACTTCGCCTTCATCCCGCTGAAGAACCCGGGCATCATCTCGATCCCGCTCGGCTTCCTGCTCGGATGGCTGGGCTCGATCACCGACTCCGGGCGAGAGTCGAAGAAGCTGGCCGCCGAGATGGAGGTGCGCGCGCTCACCGGCCACGGCGCGGAGCCGCCCGTGCAGCACTGA
- a CDS encoding DUF485 domain-containing protein, producing MSNEPRGFEETTPIDYEAFQGRPEFQEYKHRFRRFVFPLAAAFMIWFLLYVVLAAYAHEFMAQPLLGLNVGLWLGLAQFITTFGITMWYVSFANKRLDPATVALRAELEDIERSASGGSIGRRTDDDPTDTEGGAR from the coding sequence ATGTCCAATGAACCCCGGGGGTTCGAGGAAACCACCCCCATCGACTACGAAGCATTCCAGGGGCGACCCGAGTTCCAGGAGTACAAGCACCGGTTCCGGCGCTTCGTGTTCCCGCTCGCAGCGGCGTTCATGATCTGGTTCCTGCTGTACGTCGTGCTCGCCGCGTACGCCCACGAGTTCATGGCGCAGCCCCTGCTCGGTTTGAACGTCGGGCTGTGGCTCGGCCTGGCGCAGTTCATCACGACCTTCGGCATCACCATGTGGTACGTATCGTTCGCCAACAAGCGGCTCGATCCCGCCACCGTCGCGCTGCGTGCCGAGCTCGAGGATATCGAGCGCTCCGCGAGCGGCGGCTCGATCGGCCGACGCACCGATGACGATCCGACCGACACCGAGGGAGGCGCGCGATGA